From the genome of Onthophagus taurus isolate NC chromosome 5, IU_Otau_3.0, whole genome shotgun sequence, one region includes:
- the LOC111426502 gene encoding uncharacterized protein — protein MISNQEEEMREISREKEEEGEKGDEEKDLKNNLEKDLKDEVNKRDPEKRQQKIDLNYEVKINETHVDDNNLTMSTKLSTDRLICKTPKETPNSSLNGEEKKEKLDAKKPLKMKCRNLELYLGVLQILFGILMTVLGVLTIIHKASLSQIGGGIWGGCLAISSGTVGLLTAAKSCCPLKKRAYDIAQTVFLALSLITVAVSQLILVLAATGLSRDLHKQNESEVNQIDQENPSIETIPNEKAILGNIGLILTSALQFITSSLACYKIARSVCPCFKNDEEQARRDYNSIGKQAFINSWLGKQSPPFYVVAAPSTLGKGSKLSSGLSVTPIYTIPPQNVQPRSLIGYPLIPAPLGNIPSPVIRSNSNRPKEFVYTQPIYNHIKELALTEKQRKRQRNNKSRSKSKEKVLTTEELTKTYTGLDRTIAEEFIDICESRNNSLCSSESSCQSCCQCNSENICGLCAPNGSEKTSRDSLINTQ, from the exons ATGATTTCGAATCAAGAGGAAGAAATGAGAGAAATTTCCCgcgaaaaagaagaagaaggagaaAAAGGAGACGAAGaaaaggatttaaaaaataatttggaaaaagatttaaaagacGAAGTGAATAAAAGGGACCCGGAGAAGAGGCAACAAAAAATCGATCTTAATTACGAGGTTAAAATCAACGAGACGCACGTCGATGATAACAATTTAACGATGTCGACGAAATTATCAACGGATCGTTTGATTTGTAAAACGCCGAAAGAAACTCCGAATTCCTCTTTAAACGGTGAggagaaaaaagaaaagttagaCGCGAAAAAacctttgaaaatgaaatgtaGAAATTTGGAGTTGTATCTGGGGGTTTTGCAGATTTTATTTGGTATTTTAATGACGGTTCTTGGAGTTTTAACTATTATTCATAAAGCTTCTTTATCTCAA attggtGGTGGAATATGGGGTGGTTGTTTAGCAATCTCAAGCGGAACCGTTGGTTTATTAACAGCTGCGAAGTCATGTTGTCCGTTAAAAAAGCGAGCCTACGATATTGCCCAAACCGTATTTTTAGCGTTGAGTTTAATTACGGTCGCAGTTTCCCAGTTGATTTTGGTGTTGGCAGCTACGGGGTTGTCCAGGGATCTTCACAAGCAAAACGAATCGGAAGTTAATCAG attGACCAAGAAAATCCAAGCATCGAAACAATTCCCAACGAAAAAGCGATACTGGGCAACATCGGGTTAATATTGACCTCAGCCTTACAATTTATCACGTCCAGTTTGGCGTGTTACAAAATAGCGCGGTCCGTTTGTCCTTGTTTTAAAAACGACGAAGAACAGGCGCGACGCGATTATAACAGCATCGGCAAACAGGCTTTTATTAATTCCTGGTTGGGGAAACAAAGTCCGCCTTTTTATGTCGTCGCCGCGCCGTCAACTTTAGGCAAAGGAAGCAAG ctaTCTTCAGGTCTCTCCGTAACTCCCATTTACACGATACCACCTCAAAATGTCCAACCAAGAAGTTTAATTGGATACCCCTTAATCCCCGCGCCTTTAGGAAACATCCCATCTCCGGTTATTAGATCGAATTCGAATAGACCTAAAGAATTT gtTTACACCCAACCAATTTATAATCACATTAAAGAATTGGCTCTGACTGAAAAGCAAAGGAAGCgtcaaagaaataataaatcgcGTTCAAAATCGAAGGAGAAAGTTTTAACCACCGAGgaattaacaaaaacttaCACCGGCTTAGATCGAACGATAGCGGAAGAGTTTATCGATATTTGCGAGTCGAGAAATAACAGTTTGTGCAGCAGCGAATCGAGCTGTCAAAGTTGCTGTCAATGTAACAGCGAAAACATTTGCGGATTGTGCGCCCCGAATGGAAGCGAAAAAACGTCGAGggattctttaattaatacgcaataa
- the LOC111426503 gene encoding glyoxylate reductase/hydroxypyruvate reductase-like isoform X3 — MEEKSKFKVLLTSLEIPMEATSQLKPLCQLIMCDPAPTRDIILEKCRGVEGIIWACPEELDKTILDATGKQLKIVSCLSNSVRHVAVKELKRRGVKLTNTPIVAADSIANIIIFLMLMTTRRFLECKKAIENNQWLFGFQWMLGKDIHGTTVGIVGFEYLGKILIRKLAVFGVEKFVYYGQCICNVSNHKDNKIKCCTFENLLQISDFVVICCLPPPINKKQTIVFNEHAFSMMKKTAILINVAASSVVDYQDLATALKNGTIFAAGLDVTDPEPLPSDHELLTLPNFITPHIGSATEKTRMSMAKLAVQNILLGLNDLPLLTPI; from the exons atggaagaaaaatcaaaattcaaagtCTTATTAACGAGTTTAGAGATACCAATGGAAGCTACATCACAATTAAAGCCTTT GTGTCAACTTATTATGTGTGATCCAGCTCCAACAAGAGACATAATTTTAGAGAAGTGTCGTGGAGTTGAAGGAATAATATGGGCTTGTCCCGAAGAGCTTGATAAAACCATCTTAGATGCCACAgggaaacaattaaaaatagtcTCCTGTTTATCAAATTCAGTCCGACATGTAGCCGTTAAAGAATTAAAGAGACGAGGTGTTAAATTAACGAATACTCCTATTGTTGCCGCAGATTCGATCGCAAATATAATTATCTTTTTGATGTTGATGACAACGAGAAGATTTTTAGAATGCAAGAAAGCCatcgaaaa CAATCAATGGTTGTTTGGTTTCCAATGGATGTTGGGTAAAGATATCCATGGCACAACAGTAGGAATCGTTGGATTCGAATATTtaggaaaaattttaattcggaAACTCGCAGTTTTTGGAGTGGAAAAGTTCGTTTATTACGGCCAATGCATTTGCAACGTTAGTAATCATAAAGATAACAAGATAAAATGTTGCACTTTCGAGAATTTGTTACAAATAAGCGATTTCGTCGTTATTTGTTGTTTACCACCACCGATTAATAAGAAGCAAACCATCGTTTTCAATGAGCACGCTTTTTCCATGATGAAAAAAACCgcaattttaatcaatgtcGCAGCCTCTAGCGTTGTTGATTATCAAGATTTAGCGACCGCTCTTAAAAATGGGACAATTTTCGCTGCCGGGTTGGATGTAACTGACCCCGAACCACTTCCAAGTGACCACGAATTATTAACTTTACCAAATT ttattacaCCACATATTGGGAGTGCAACCGAAAAAACTAGGATGTCAATGGCTAAATTAGCCGttcaaaatattcttttagGTTTAAATGATTTACCTTTATTAACAccgatttaa
- the LOC111426504 gene encoding glyoxylate reductase/hydroxypyruvate reductase-like — translation MSKPKVLITNPEVPEIALNLLREKCELIINEEQPYPSKAEIVAKCKGVDAIFWVSKYSFDEEILQAAGAQMQVASTMSAGLDNVDLVALKRHGVKLGHTPVVLNEAVSDVAILLILATSRRIIEGRLAIENNSWRYGPQWQLGRDISGSTVGIVGLGNIGQTIVKKLKPFGVSTFLYSGHKESNAGKELGCEFVTFDELLVKSDFVVCSCPLTDETRGMFNEAAFNKMKSTGIFINIARGGIVVQEDLVKVLENKRIFGAGLDVMTPEPLPRDDPLLKLSNCVLLPHIGSATVNTRNSMAELAAQNILMGLGGQKMFTPAY, via the exons atgagtaaacctaaagttttaattacaaaCCCTGAAGTACCAGAAATTGCTTTAAATCTTCTACGAGAGaa ATgtgaattaataataaacgaaGAACAACCTTACCCAAGTAAAGCTGAAATTGTTGCTAAATGTAAAGGAGTTGATGCGATTTTTTGGGTTAGTAAATACTCGTTTGATGAAGAAATCCTTCAAGCCGCTGGTGCCCAAATGCAAGTTGCCTCAACTATGTCTGCAG gGTTGGATAACGTTGATTTAGTCGCTTTAAAAAGGCATGGAGTTAAATTAGGGCATACCCCGGTTGTTTTAAACGAAGCAGTCTCTGATGTtgctattttattaattttagctACATCAAGAAGGATTATCGAAGGGAGATTAGCCATTGAGaa caattcTTGGAGATATGGCCCACAATGGCAATTAGGTCGTGATATTTCTGGATCAACCGTAGGAATCGTTGGTTTGGGAAATATCGGCCAAACCATTgtgaaaaaactaaaacctTTCGGGGTTTCAACCTTTTTATATTCAGGGCATAAAGAATCAAATGCTGGGAAAGAACTTGGTTGTGAATTCGTTACTTTTGACGAGTTATTAGTTAAAAGTGATTTCGTGGTTTGTTCTTGCCCCTTAACTGATGAAACTCGAGGAATGTTTAATGAGGcggcttttaataaaatgaaatcaacgggaatttttattaatatagcTCGCGGGGGGATTGTTGTTCAAGAAGATTTAGTAAAAGTGTTGGAGAATAAGCGGATTTTTGGTGCTGGGTTGGATGTAATGACTCCTGAGCCTTTGCCAAGGGATGATCCATTGTTGAAGTTATCAAATTgtg TGCTTCTTCCTCATATTGGAAGTGCTACGGTTAACACAAGAAATTCGATGGCTGAGTTAGCtgcacaaaatattttaatgggGTTAGGTggccaaaaaatgtttacaccagcttattaa
- the LOC111426541 gene encoding FAS-associated factor 2, which yields MVFPTGNEMSQRLKYTVDVGISCEMSAYFRHLYFIGLMDYLGDNGGMGLTPDQTDKVLQFQDLTGIEDMSVCRDVLQRHQWNLEVAVQEQLNIREGRPSVYATEARPPAVISDHLTQHIFFTPPTDGSGSGIRGFIRDIVGFFWSICYSTIFAIFSLGCRILRGNDREVITNPIEDVMSFIRSYEEKYSNYHPVFYQGTYSQALNDAKRELKFLLVYLHKDDAVDTANFCRTTLSNSQVIIYINTNFFFWGVGASSGEGYKVTQLYKPRNYPFLAVVVLKDSRMTIVSRMEGYCDPEVLMQRLMGVVTDYDINLRQARQDRMAQNLNRSIRQHQDEAFLESLRADQEKDRLREEQKRLIEEEEKLRQKQILEEQQRRDDIARDKVESVHKVPTEPDERHPDAIHIVIKLPSGIRIDRRFLKTHSLEAIYYFVYCHPEGPDNFEITTNFPKRILRCQSTESRDTVYTLEQAGLRNRELLFVNDLDA from the exons ATGGTTTTTCCGACGGGAAATGAAATGTCTCAACGTCTCAAATATACGGTGGATGTTGGTATTTCTTGCGAAATGTCGGCGTACTTCAG GCATTTGTACTTTATCGGGCTGATGGATTATCTGGGCGACAACGGGGGTATGGGTTTAACCCCCGATCAAACGGACAAAGTGTTACAATTTCAAGATCTAACCGGTATTGAAGACATGTCTGTCTGCCGGGACGTTCTCCAGCGACACCAATGGAACCTCGAAGTCGCCGTACAAGAGCAATTGAACATCCGAGAAGGTCGCCCGTCCGTTTACGCCACCGAGGCGCGTCCCCCAGCCGTTATCAGCGATCATTTAACTCAACACATATTTTTTACACCTCCAACAGACGGTTCTGGCAGCGGAATTCGCGGGTTTATCAGGGATATTGTCGGTTTCTTTTGGAGTATTTGTTATAGTACaatttttgctattttttcATTAGGATGTAGGATATTGAGGGGTAATGATAGAGAAG ttatTACAAACCCAATAGAGGATGTTATGTCATTTATAAGGAGTTACGAagagaaatattcaaattacCATCCTGTTTTTTATCAAGGAACTTACTCCCAAGCACTTAATGATGCAAAAAgggaattgaaatttttattggttTATTTGCACAAAGATGATGCTGTTGATACAGCTAATTTTTGCag aacaaCATTAAGTAATTCTCAAGTAATAATCTACATAAACacgaatttctttttttggggCGTTGGGGCCTCCTCAGGAGAAGGTTATAAAGTGACCCAATTGTACAAACCGAGAAATTATCCGTTTTTAGCTGTggttgttttaaaagattctCGAATGACTATCGTGAGTCGAATGGAGGGTTATTGCGACCCCGAAGTTCTGATGCAGAGGTTAATGGGGGTTGTAACCGATTACGATATTAATTTAAGGCAAGCTAGACAAGATAGGATGGCTCAAAACTTAAATAGATCGATAAGACAACACCAAGACGAAGCATTTTTGGAGTCATTGCGAGCCGATCAAGAAAAAGATCGATTACGAGAAGAACAAAAACGTTTGattgaagaagaagagaaaCTACGTCAAAAGCAAATCTTAGAGGAACAACAAAGAAGGGATGATATCGCGCGGGATAAAGTCGAATCGGTGCATAAAGTGCCTACGGAACCGGATGAAAGGCATCCGGACGCTATACatattgtaattaaattgCCTTCCGGAATTCGTATTGATAggagatttttgaaaacgcACTCATTAGAAGcaatatattattttgtttattgtcATCCGGAAGGGCCAGATAACTTTGAAATTACCACCAATTttccaaaaagaattttaagaTGTCAATCCACCGAAAGCCGGGATACTGTTTATACTTTGGAGCAAGCGGGATTAAGGAACCGAGAGTTGCTCTTTGTGAATGATTTGGatgcataa
- the LOC111426503 gene encoding glyoxylate reductase/hydroxypyruvate reductase-like isoform X1, whose translation MEEKSKFKVLLTSLEIPMEATSQLKPLCQLIMCDPAPTRDIILEKCRGVEGIIWACPEELDKTILDATGKQLKIVSCLSNSVRHVAVKELKRRGVKLTNTPIVAADSIANIIIFLMLMTTRRFLECKKAIENNQWLFGFQWMLGKDIHGTTVGIVGFEYLGKILIRKLAVFGVEKFVYYGQCICNVSNHKDNKIKCCTFENLLQISDFVVICCLPPPINKKQTIVFNEHAFSMMKKTAILINVAASSVVDYQDLATALKNGTIFAAGLDVTDPEPLPSDHELLTLPNCGKKMVYFDYSILIFVILLVITPHIGSATEKTRMSMAKLAVQNILLGLNDLPLLTPI comes from the exons atggaagaaaaatcaaaattcaaagtCTTATTAACGAGTTTAGAGATACCAATGGAAGCTACATCACAATTAAAGCCTTT GTGTCAACTTATTATGTGTGATCCAGCTCCAACAAGAGACATAATTTTAGAGAAGTGTCGTGGAGTTGAAGGAATAATATGGGCTTGTCCCGAAGAGCTTGATAAAACCATCTTAGATGCCACAgggaaacaattaaaaatagtcTCCTGTTTATCAAATTCAGTCCGACATGTAGCCGTTAAAGAATTAAAGAGACGAGGTGTTAAATTAACGAATACTCCTATTGTTGCCGCAGATTCGATCGCAAATATAATTATCTTTTTGATGTTGATGACAACGAGAAGATTTTTAGAATGCAAGAAAGCCatcgaaaa CAATCAATGGTTGTTTGGTTTCCAATGGATGTTGGGTAAAGATATCCATGGCACAACAGTAGGAATCGTTGGATTCGAATATTtaggaaaaattttaattcggaAACTCGCAGTTTTTGGAGTGGAAAAGTTCGTTTATTACGGCCAATGCATTTGCAACGTTAGTAATCATAAAGATAACAAGATAAAATGTTGCACTTTCGAGAATTTGTTACAAATAAGCGATTTCGTCGTTATTTGTTGTTTACCACCACCGATTAATAAGAAGCAAACCATCGTTTTCAATGAGCACGCTTTTTCCATGATGAAAAAAACCgcaattttaatcaatgtcGCAGCCTCTAGCGTTGTTGATTATCAAGATTTAGCGACCGCTCTTAAAAATGGGACAATTTTCGCTGCCGGGTTGGATGTAACTGACCCCGAACCACTTCCAAGTGACCACGAATTATTAACTTTACCAAATTGTGGtaaaaaaatggtttattttgattattctattttaatctttgtgattttattagttattacaCCACATATTGGGAGTGCAACCGAAAAAACTAGGATGTCAATGGCTAAATTAGCCGttcaaaatattcttttagGTTTAAATGATTTACCTTTATTAACAccgatttaa
- the LOC111426355 gene encoding probable serine/threonine-protein kinase kinX, giving the protein MKSFVGILLLVGLCFAYPLGESEEALNKSPELSNHPVEQEKKQELLQDAQPQRDESAESNESAGSDESNESPQESQKPAEPVQLPSQPAPESSENLSNESSEDKTVDEPRAEASQPKLEEKVNEGKANVEKVDEGKINEEKVNEPVVLPVEEAKPSQPSEQKVEQPIEAEEKAPEVQPIALPSQQDEVQKEKESEKQPEALPVPQPAQPEVEAPKQEAPIKEEVAKDEVAKEEVAKDEVAKDGAPKDEVPKNVASKDEVVKDEVAKDEVVKDEVAKDEVAKDDVVKDEAVKDEPVPSSVTIVEVATKPEKLIEEGRSTSDDKAPQPTKVEETKIEEKVETPKEVPEVLAEEPKPELTLAKEEPAPEKKVEQPEVAEQVQRVEPQNESESAPKLEKSPEGSS; this is encoded by the exons aTGAAGAGTTTTGTGGGAATTTTGCTCCTCGTTGGGTTATGTTTCGCGTATCCTTTGGGGGAAAGCGAAGAAGCTCTCAATAAATCACCCGAATTGAGCAACCACCCAGTTGAACAGGAGAAGAAGCAGGAGTTATTGCAAGACGCTCAACCGCAAAGAGACGAATCCGCCGAATCCAACGAAAGCGCGGGGTCTGATGAAAGCAACGAAAGTCCGCAGGAGTCCCAAAAACCAGCTGAACCGGTTCAGTTACCTTCGCAACCCGCGCCAGAGAGCTCCGAAAATCTCTCCAACGAATCCAGCGAAGATAAAACGGTGGATGAACCGAGAGCTGAAGCTTCACAACcgaaattagaagaaaaagttaatgaaGGAAAAGCGAATGTAGAAAAAGTTGACGAGGGAAAAATTAACgaagaaaaagttaatgaaCCCGTTGTTTTGCCAGTTGAAGAAGCTAAACCGAGTCAACCAAGCGAGCAAAAAGTTGAACAACCGATAGAAGCTGAAGAAAAAGCACCTGAAGTACAACCGATTGCGTTACCAAGTCAACAGGATGAAGTccagaaagaaaaagaatcggAAAAACAACCAGAAGCGTTACCAGTTCCGCAACCAGCTCAACCTGAAGTAGAAGCACCGAAACAAGAAGCTCCAATTAAAGAAGAAGTGGCTAAAGATGAAGTGGCTAAGGAGGAAGTGGCTAAAGATGAAGTAGCTAAAGATGGAGCACCTAAAGATGAGGTACCTAAAAATGTAGCATCTAAAGATGAAGTGGTTAAAGATGAAGTAGCAAAAGATGAAGTAGTAAAAGATGAAGTAGCAAAAGATGAAGTGGCTAAAGATGACGTGGTTAAAGATGAAGCAGTAAAAGATGAACCAGTTCCATCAAGTGTAACAATCGTTGAAGTAGCAACAAAGccagaaaaattaattgaagaaGGAAGAAGCACATCTGATGATAAAGCACCTCAACCAACAAAAGTAGAAGAAactaaaattgaagaaaaagtaGAAACCCCAAAAGAAGTGCCTGAAGTTTTGGCAGAAGAACCAAAACCCGAATTAACTTTAGCTAAAGAAGAACCAGCACCAGAAAAGaag gtTGAACAACCTGAAGTAGCGGAACAAGTACAAAGGGTGGAGCCTCAAAACGAATCAGAATCAGCACCGAAATTGGAAAAATCGCCTGAGGGAAGTTCTTGA
- the LOC111426357 gene encoding autophagy-related protein 101, with translation MNARSQIFELTMEGRQVDEAITSLFHTVLFHRSMGKFTYTAEGSYSVGSVGYTDVDCDFIDLTYVCCTSPNLDKTIKKEISGFSESLRCMEGGTGMGQISLEFFQKKPNRWLFPQECIPWEVWTLRLELISLNSEDERQICREKVGEHLTDKILYITEVMNRHDYVPKMPNQSELDLIFDTTYSDVQPYLFKLSYHIAGPSASTSVGSTMKKLIRETLSL, from the coding sequence ATGAACGCCCGCTCACAAATATTCGAATTAACGATGGAGGGTCGCCAGGTGGATGAGGCTATAACGAGCCTTTTCCATACGGTTCTTTTTCATCGTTCGATGGGGAAGTTCACGTATACGGCGGAGGGCAGCTACTCGGTGGGTTCCGTTGGTTATACAGACGTAGATTGTGATTTTATTGACTTAACATACGTATGTTGTACATCGCCGAATTTGgataaaacgataaaaaaggaaatttcgGGTTTTTCCGAATCGTTACGTTGCATGGAAGGTGGAACAGGAATGGGTCAAATTAGTTTAGAGTTTTTCCAAAAGAAACCGAATCGGTGGTTGTTTCCCCAAGAATGTATACCGTGGGAGGTGTGGACGTTACGTTTAGAGTTGATTTCGTTAAATTCGGAGGACGAGAGACAGATTTGCCGGGAAAAAGTTGGAGAACATTTAACGGATAAGATTTTGTATATTACGGAAGTGATGAACCGTCACGATTACGTTCCAAAAATGCCAAATCAATCGGAACTCGATTTGATTTTTGATACGACGTATTCGGATGTTCAACCGTACCTTTTCAAATTGAGTTATCACATTGCGGGGCCGTCGGCGTCAACGTCTGTTGGGTCAACAATGAAAAAGCTTATAAGAGAAACTTTATCGTTATGA
- the LOC111426503 gene encoding glyoxylate reductase/hydroxypyruvate reductase-like isoform X2: MEEKSKFKVLLTSLEIPMEATSQLKPLCQLIMCDPAPTRDIILEKCRGVEGIIWACPEELDKTILDATGKQLKIVSCLSNSVRHVAVKELKRRGVKLTNTPIVAADSIANIIIFLMLMTTRRFLECKKAIENNQWLFGFQWMLGKDIHGTTVGIVGFEYLGKILIRKLAVFGVEKFVYYGQCICNVSNHKDNKIKCCTFENLLQISDFVVICCLPPPINKKQTIVFNEHAFSMMKKTAILINVAASSVVDYQDLATALKNGTIFAAGLDVTDPEPLPSDHELLTLPNCVITPHIGSATEKTRMSMAKLAVQNILLGLNDLPLLTPI; encoded by the exons atggaagaaaaatcaaaattcaaagtCTTATTAACGAGTTTAGAGATACCAATGGAAGCTACATCACAATTAAAGCCTTT GTGTCAACTTATTATGTGTGATCCAGCTCCAACAAGAGACATAATTTTAGAGAAGTGTCGTGGAGTTGAAGGAATAATATGGGCTTGTCCCGAAGAGCTTGATAAAACCATCTTAGATGCCACAgggaaacaattaaaaatagtcTCCTGTTTATCAAATTCAGTCCGACATGTAGCCGTTAAAGAATTAAAGAGACGAGGTGTTAAATTAACGAATACTCCTATTGTTGCCGCAGATTCGATCGCAAATATAATTATCTTTTTGATGTTGATGACAACGAGAAGATTTTTAGAATGCAAGAAAGCCatcgaaaa CAATCAATGGTTGTTTGGTTTCCAATGGATGTTGGGTAAAGATATCCATGGCACAACAGTAGGAATCGTTGGATTCGAATATTtaggaaaaattttaattcggaAACTCGCAGTTTTTGGAGTGGAAAAGTTCGTTTATTACGGCCAATGCATTTGCAACGTTAGTAATCATAAAGATAACAAGATAAAATGTTGCACTTTCGAGAATTTGTTACAAATAAGCGATTTCGTCGTTATTTGTTGTTTACCACCACCGATTAATAAGAAGCAAACCATCGTTTTCAATGAGCACGCTTTTTCCATGATGAAAAAAACCgcaattttaatcaatgtcGCAGCCTCTAGCGTTGTTGATTATCAAGATTTAGCGACCGCTCTTAAAAATGGGACAATTTTCGCTGCCGGGTTGGATGTAACTGACCCCGAACCACTTCCAAGTGACCACGAATTATTAACTTTACCAAATTGTG ttattacaCCACATATTGGGAGTGCAACCGAAAAAACTAGGATGTCAATGGCTAAATTAGCCGttcaaaatattcttttagGTTTAAATGATTTACCTTTATTAACAccgatttaa